Within the Pedosphaera parvula Ellin514 genome, the region CGCGCGCAAGTGCCGGAATCCGTCAATGCGATGAACCCCATTGTTGTGGACGACCTGATTTTCATCTCCGCTGCCTACTACAAAATCGGATCAGTGCTCCTGCGCGTGAAACCTGACGGTAAGGACGTCGAGGAGGTCTGGCGCAATCCAGTGCTTGAAATCCATTGGAGCACACCCATTTATAAGAACGGTTATCTCTACGCCTTTAGCGGTCGAAACGAGCCCGACGCCCGCTTCCGTTGCGTGGAATTGAAATCGGGTAGATTAATGTGGGATAGGGAAGAAAGCTGGCCTCACCACAGTTCCGAGCAACCTTCTGTTTTCGGTCGCGGCTCGTGTATCCTTGCCGATGGCAAACTCTTTGCCCTGGGTGAAGGCGGCCTGTTGGGCATTTTTAAACCTAATCCCGAAAAGCTTGAAGAAATTTGCCGTTGTCAGATCCCGCAGCTACATCACCCCTGCTGGGCCGCTCCAATTCTCTCTAACAAAAAGCTCTATCTCCGCAGCGAAGATCACCTCGTTTGCCTCGACCTGGCTAAATAACAAACATTTGCTAATGGACAGGGCTGGTTGCCGACGCCGGCTTTGCATCCTTGGAACCAACACTATCTTCCGGTAACGGTTGCCCTTTGGTTTCAGGTAAAAAGATAAGCGCTACCAGTCCCAGCAAAAACACCGCGCTCAGATAACAAGCCGCATTGCGAAATGCTGTTAACTTTGCTGCATCCGTCGTCGCACCGGCAGCCAGGCTGGCTTGTAGCTTGCCCAATGTAAACGGCCCGGAAGCCGCAATGAACCTCCCCACATTGTAACAGAAACTGGTCCCAGTGCTACGCAACCGCAAAGGAAAAAGCTCCGGAAGGTAAATTGCAAAACCGGCAAACAACGCAAGTTGGAAAAAACCCATGATAAAACTCATCCACATATCGGACTTGCTGTTGAAGAAATGAAAATACCCTATGGTGGCAATACAGGCACAGACATAAGCAACCGCGAATGAAGGCTTGCGACCGAAAGTCTGGGCGGCTTTCGTAAAGCAAAGCATCCCCAGGAAAGATCCGAAATTCTGAACAATCATGTTCACTCCCGTCCAGATCGTTCTTTGCTGAGCGATTTTATCCGGGCTGATGCCTTCGTTCTTAAGCGACCGGGTAATTACATCACCGACCAATTCGGGACTAAAAAATCCTATCCCCCATAATCCAACGACGCCCGCGATACACAAAATCATTCCCAGAAGCGCTCCCTTTCGCCAGCGTGGCTCGCCGAACAGGGATGCATAGGATCCAAACTTCACTCCGGTAACTTTGCCCGCCGCTCGTGCTGCTACCCATTTTTCCGGCTCTTTAAGACGAATCTGAATAAAAACACAGAGAAACGCGGGCAACGCACCAATTAGAAACATGTACTTCCAGGACTGGCCGGCCTCGATGCGTGTTCCTTCCAAATTGCCAAGAAAAATAGCTATGCAACCAGCGGCCATATTGCCAATTGCTGAAAGCGCCTGCAACGTTCCCAGAGCCCCGGTGCGCGCTTTTTCGGGCAACCCATCTGCGATTAAAGCAACTGCCAGGCCGAATACGCCACCCACTCCCAACCCCGTGACAAAACGAAAAACTGCGAAACTAATCCACCCTTTGGAAAATGCGGACAACCCAGTACAAACCGCGTACATCAGCACCATGATGGCGAGGGTTTTTGCACGGCCGACGCGATCACCCACTGCACCGAAAATCAAACCGCCCGTAGCCCAGCCTGCGACGAAGATGGTGGTTGCATACCCACCGTACAGCCTTAGATCCGCTCCCGCAGGCAAAAGAGCCTTCATGGCGCCGTTTCGAGCCAGCAGAAAGAGCTGTTGATCCAGACAATCGAACAACCAGGCAAGCGAGGCGACCAGAAAAACGAACCAGTGATAACGATTCAATTGGCGCCACCAAGGGCCTTGAATGGCGGAGGGATTCGAGGCAGTCATGTTACAAAATAGTGAACTGGGTCAGTAGCAATCTTACCTACACGTAATTACTTCTGACGCCAAGGCTTAAATGCTGATTCACCTTCAACTTCCTCCCTCTTCGCCTCGTGAATAAAGCAAAAAGCCCGCTCTTGCGAGCGGGCTTTTGCTTGCTGCTAAGTTATTGAACTAAGCCTTGGCTTCAGCGGCTTTTGTTTCCGCTTCAGGCTTGGCCTCAGGTGCTGCTGCACCACCGGCTGGCACGTCGACCCATTCAAGAATCGCGAGCTGGGCGGCATCGCCCTGGCGTTGGTTCAGCTTCACAATGCGGGTATACCCGCCACGGCGGTCTTTTTGGCTCGGGGCGATCTCGTTAAAAAGAATCTTAACGGCATCTTCCTGATGCAAACGGGAAGCGGCGAGGCGGCGATCATGGATTGTTCCGCTCTTGCCCAATGTGACCATTTTCTCGGCCACGGAACGTGCGGCTTTGGCCTTCGCCAAAGTGGTGGTCACACGTTTGTGCTTGATCAGACTGCAAACCATATTGTTCAGCATCGCATTCCGGTGTGTACCAGTGCGGCCCAATTTGGCGGTTCTCTTAAGGTGACGCATAAACTCTTATTCCACGGTTGTGGTCACGCTGGTAGTCTCCTCTTTCGGAGTATCCAACGCTTCCGGGTCGAAACTCATACCCAGGGACAATCCAAGGGCTGTGAGCTTCTCTTTTATTTCGTTGAGAGACTTCTTGCCAAAGTTACGATACTTGAGCATCTCGGCCTCGGTCTTCATCGCCAGCTGACCTACAGTGGTGATGTTGGCATTATTCAAGCAGTTTGCTGCACGAACACTGAGCTCAATTTCATTCACGCTCATGCCCAACAGCTTCTTCAGCTTGGTCTTTTCTTCGTCCTGCTTGTCAACCACCTCTTCAAACTCGACAGCATTCTTGTCGTAACCGACGAAAACGTCGAGATGATGTTGAAGAATCGCAGAGGCCTGGGTCAAAGCGTCGTCAGGAGAAATGCGGCCATCAGTCCACACTTCGAGGATCAAACGATCATAATCTGTGCGCTGACCGACACGGGCGCTTTCAACAGCGTAACGAACTCGTGTCACAGGTGAAAACAGCGAATCAATGGCAATGACACCAATGGCCTGATTAGGCTTTTTGTTTTCATCACCAGGGC harbors:
- a CDS encoding MFS transporter, which encodes MTASNPSAIQGPWWRQLNRYHWFVFLVASLAWLFDCLDQQLFLLARNGAMKALLPAGADLRLYGGYATTIFVAGWATGGLIFGAVGDRVGRAKTLAIMVLMYAVCTGLSAFSKGWISFAVFRFVTGLGVGGVFGLAVALIADGLPEKARTGALGTLQALSAIGNMAAGCIAIFLGNLEGTRIEAGQSWKYMFLIGALPAFLCVFIQIRLKEPEKWVAARAAGKVTGVKFGSYASLFGEPRWRKGALLGMILCIAGVVGLWGIGFFSPELVGDVITRSLKNEGISPDKIAQQRTIWTGVNMIVQNFGSFLGMLCFTKAAQTFGRKPSFAVAYVCACIATIGYFHFFNSKSDMWMSFIMGFFQLALFAGFAIYLPELFPLRLRSTGTSFCYNVGRFIAASGPFTLGKLQASLAAGATTDAAKLTAFRNAACYLSAVFLLGLVALIFLPETKGQPLPEDSVGSKDAKPASATSPVH
- the rplQ gene encoding 50S ribosomal protein L17, with the translated sequence MRHLKRTAKLGRTGTHRNAMLNNMVCSLIKHKRVTTTLAKAKAARSVAEKMVTLGKSGTIHDRRLAASRLHQEDAVKILFNEIAPSQKDRRGGYTRIVKLNQRQGDAAQLAILEWVDVPAGGAAAPEAKPEAETKAAEAKA
- a CDS encoding DNA-directed RNA polymerase subunit alpha; amino-acid sequence: MPVRLGRFEMPKRLTKDETTSTETYAKFVAEPFETGYGHTIGNSLRRVLLSSLEGAAISSIKIDGAMHEFTTVDGVVEDVTDIVLNLKKVLFKAHNREPQTLLLSANKDGEVTAADIQVNQNIELVNPKQHICTLDKKKKFEIELEVKVGRGFCPGDENKKPNQAIGVIAIDSLFSPVTRVRYAVESARVGQRTDYDRLILEVWTDGRISPDDALTQASAILQHHLDVFVGYDKNAVEFEEVVDKQDEEKTKLKKLLGMSVNEIELSVRAANCLNNANITTVGQLAMKTEAEMLKYRNFGKKSLNEIKEKLTALGLSLGMSFDPEALDTPKEETTSVTTTVE